Proteins from one Natrinema versiforme genomic window:
- a CDS encoding type II toxin-antitoxin system HicB family antitoxin: protein MSTETDRNGNHEVRTTITLTNEGEWWVAKDEETGVSSQGTTRIEALENLDEAVAGYKGEGREPSEEELREIGIDPENNVSGESLPDEFQ from the coding sequence ATGAGTACCGAGACCGATCGGAACGGTAACCATGAGGTCCGGACTACGATCACGCTCACCAACGAAGGTGAGTGGTGGGTCGCAAAAGACGAGGAAACAGGCGTATCCAGTCAGGGGACGACCCGGATCGAAGCGCTCGAGAACCTCGATGAGGCTGTCGCTGGCTATAAGGGAGAGGGAAGAGAGCCCAGCGAAGAAGAACTCCGAGAGATCGGCATTGATCCCGAGAACAACGTCTCCGGCGAGTCGCTCCCCGACGAGTTTCAGTAG
- a CDS encoding type II toxin-antitoxin system HicA family toxin, giving the protein MKVLVNHGPFYVDRINGDHFILRWEPPADHDSDARTVPVPRHDEVATGTLREIGEQAGMKDFQRFLDWLDRNL; this is encoded by the coding sequence ATGAAAGTGTTAGTGAATCACGGCCCATTCTACGTCGATCGTATCAACGGCGACCACTTTATTCTTCGCTGGGAACCTCCTGCAGATCACGATTCTGATGCTCGAACAGTTCCCGTTCCACGTCATGACGAAGTCGCAACAGGGACACTAAGAGAGATTGGTGAACAGGCAGGGATGAAGGACTTCCAGCGATTCTTGGACTGGCTTGATCGGAACCTGTGA
- a CDS encoding SOSS complex subunit B family protein, with product MSSNNSSSKVVTVDEQALKQADEQEVDDDSFPVVDETPEFGATVKQEVQAKVDANHPDGIVDTNDDRIHGVTLEQEERIQAREAELERISAQAEFGQQQGRAKRARDIAAQRSAERRKRFQKRAASVEPMADPERPDPRTSLTQSQLAAVNEQSMRLAERLDGWSRAAISRQLAEAVVDGQDLTSAVVSVFEELQTAPGQIVPIGKLEDVSRQKVSIEGRVETLWDPSHPSIAQVGLIADDSGQTRVTIWEKSGAPWIEEGERVRIHGAARNWYVGRVSLAVTGWSTIQFPERGRWWE from the coding sequence ATGTCTAGTAACAACTCGAGTAGCAAGGTCGTTACGGTCGATGAACAGGCACTCAAACAGGCGGACGAGCAGGAAGTCGATGACGACAGCTTCCCGGTCGTCGACGAGACGCCAGAATTCGGGGCAACGGTCAAGCAAGAGGTCCAAGCAAAGGTGGATGCAAACCATCCGGACGGTATCGTCGATACAAACGACGACCGGATTCACGGTGTCACCCTCGAGCAGGAAGAGCGGATTCAAGCTCGAGAAGCAGAACTCGAGCGGATCAGTGCACAAGCCGAGTTCGGACAACAGCAGGGACGAGCGAAGCGGGCACGAGACATTGCTGCACAACGAAGTGCGGAGCGGCGTAAACGGTTCCAGAAGCGGGCAGCGAGCGTGGAGCCGATGGCGGATCCAGAACGGCCGGATCCCCGGACGAGCCTCACACAATCGCAACTGGCGGCTGTGAACGAGCAGTCGATGCGGTTGGCCGAACGGCTCGATGGCTGGTCTCGAGCGGCGATCAGTCGGCAGCTAGCCGAGGCGGTCGTCGACGGACAGGATCTCACGAGTGCGGTCGTCAGCGTGTTCGAGGAGTTGCAGACAGCGCCAGGACAGATCGTACCGATCGGGAAACTCGAGGATGTGAGCCGACAGAAGGTGAGCATCGAGGGGCGTGTCGAGACACTCTGGGATCCATCGCATCCAAGCATCGCTCAAGTCGGGCTCATCGCAGACGACAGTGGCCAAACTCGAGTGACGATCTGGGAGAAGTCAGGCGCGCCGTGGATCGAGGAAGGCGAACGAGTGCGCATTCATGGGGCGGCACGGAACTGGTACGTGGGACGTGTCTCACTGGCCGTCACCGGCTGGAGCACGATTCAGTTCCCTGAACGCGGTCGATGGTGGGAGTAA